AGTATTGATTGGCTTTCAAAGGTCAATGTGCCATCAACATGGGCCCAAAAcgaggggcagggagagggatgTGTCCTGGGGGGCAGGTGGAAGGACAAGTGCTTCTCTTGTGCTGAGATGGGTCATGGGATGCGTGTGGCTACACCCAGGGCCCAAACCCCTGCCAGTGGTGTGGAGTCTCTTTATGGATCAGCTGCTGGCAACTCCAGAAATCCTGTGGGAAGGAAAGGGTCTGCCTGGGATTGTGCTGTGGGATGAAGGTCTCCCTTCCCCATCTGCCCTTGCCTCTCCTTTGCTGGATGAAGGGATCAAGCCTGTCTGGTGAGGGAAGGCTGACAAGAAGTCTTGGACAGAAGTTTCTTCTTGCCATGGCTTCTGTCTCCTCATCCCTCGGTGATGCTCAGAGCTggtgcagcagctctcctggcccATACCCTGTGCCCAGAGAGATGCTCTGGGCTTGTTCTGGGACATGAAGTTGTATTAGTTAATAGCTGCATCAACTGGGTGGATCTGGCCAGATCCTTAAAAAGCTCCATTGAGCAGGTGGGTGCAGCCCCAGGTAAGTCCCAGCCTCaccctgtgggatctgctcttgCCCTGGGCCAAATGCCAGAAGATCAGCTCTCGACTCTGGTTTCCTGCTGTCTTCCTCAGGGGTTTAGGGGATGAGTTggggctgtgggagcagagggCAAAGGGCCAGTGGGAGACTGGCTGTAgggcttgggtttgttttcccaCATCATGTCCAGGAGCAGTAGGGAAGGGGCCTGGCTGGTGCAGGGTGTTggctcctttcctcctccccaccacaTCTGCTGAGCCAGAAGGCAGAGGAACCTGCTCAGCTTTCACTGTCTGAAGTTCATTTCCACCTGAATCCCTGGGTTGGGTCTACATGGGCCAGACCtcaggaggaggatggagctgtgagcagcacccTGACTGCTGTGACCTTGCTCGTacctgctctgtccctgctgcccccacacAGCCCATCGTGCCCAACAGCCCGAGAAGAGCCAGGGGATCAGTCACCTAATGTGTCTGCAGTGTCAGGTCCTGCCTTGGACCTCCTTGCCTGGGGTGAGATGCTGTGAGCCTTCTCCGCAGCACTGGTGGTGGCTGTGGGAGGGTCTGCCCTGACCAAGGGCACTGGGATTTTTTCATGCCATCCTTTGAGGCCACCACTTAGAGACTGATCACAGGGTTGATGGACGCCttggccctgctctggagcaACCTCCCATCAGGTGGAGACCTACCTACGTTTACTTGCAGGTGTGGACGTCGTAGACACGTGTGCACTCCTGGCAGCTCACGTAGCAGCACCAGTGGAAGATGCAGTGACACTTCTCCTTCCGTTTCTCAGTCCTGGTGTTGTGGCCACGGCCGCAGCACAGCAGGTCGCAGCCGTCGATCCCGTGGGACGTGACGTTGCAGGTTCTGTCCCTCGTCCCAAAGGAGCCCGTCTCTGGGTTGGGCTCACAAAAGTTGGGGGAGTTCTCATAGTAGACCAGATCCCGCTCCGTCGGCGGCTTGAAAAGAGCGTACTTGGCCCTCAGAGTTTCTACCCATCCCCGGGATTCCCGGTGCTTTTCCACCACCATCTCGGAGGCGCTGTCATATTTGTCCTTCAGGTAGTCACCGATTGCCCGGAAGTCTGGCTGGGCCCACCAGCAGGTCTTGACctcacagctgcctgagaggcCGTGGCACTTGCACTTCAGGTGCATGTGATCCAGGATGGTCTGTGCAGGAGGGAAAACGAGGgggtcagcagcagctcagggtgcCCAAACCACCAGTCTCAGATGCCCACCTCTGATACCTGGGTTTAAACATCTGATCTGAACTTGGCCTGGAAGGCGTGGGCTTGGGTGCTGTGTGGGATCTTGGGTGTGTGGCAGAAACATCTCCAGACAGAGACGTCCTGCTAGAAAAGCATCGTTAGGAGGGGAGGttcaggaagattttttttacccAAAGAGTTGTCAGAACTGCCCAGGAacgtggtggagtcaccatccctggaggaattCCAAGAACATACAgctgtggcacttcaggacatgtcTCAGTGggcatggggtttttttctgggttgatggtcggacttggtgatcttacaggtcatttccaaccatgacaatactgtgattctgtaaccAGCTGTCAAACCCAATCCCATCCAATCCAACCCAttctaatctaatctaatccAATCTAATCTAATCCCAAGGTCTGATCCTTTCATTGGGGTCCTCCCTGTCGTGTGGGGTCAGTCAGagcccaggggagctgggggctgcaggatgTCTCTGGCACACGTGCATGTGGACCAACCCCCTTGTCCTGGCTTTGCTGACAACCTTTCACTTTATGCCTCCTCTCTGACAGTTGGCACTAGAAAGGGAATGAAACTGGGAACCTAAGGTCAGGACAGTCTCTCTTCCCCAGAAATCTCCTCTATGTGGAGAAAAacaataactgatttttttttttttaattattagggtttgctttttttgttgtttgtgctttttttttacataaagcTGCCAGTCATTGACACAAGCTAAGGAGCTTCTACCCTCCTACTTCTGCCTGCTGTGGTATAGAAAGTGGTGTCTCATGTTTGCTTCAAGCACTGGGGTTGCAGATGACCTAGAGCAGGTGGTGGCCCAGGGACCTGCTGAGAGCAGGAACACACAGAatgtttcagttggaagggatcaaCAATAAGGAGCTAGTAACCAACAGGGTTACAACAGGCAGTGCACAGGAAGGAGTAGGATGGGAGGAAAGTCCTCTTCACCATTGGCCTGGGATCTTGGGCAGTTGAGTTTGGTTTCTACACACTGCCCTGGAGATGTTTGCAAGGAAGTGAGGTATGTTTTAGTTCTTCTTAACTCCCACCTGTCTGTTTGGAGAGAGTGGAAATGCTGTGCCCTGGAAAATAATCCCAGAAAGCTCCTGCCTGGGCATGATCAAGGTCACACTACACCCTGGGGAGCCATACTGGGCCATCCTTGGAGGCCTGGAGGACCAGCTCTGGGTCCACCGAGCACTCACCGTCCTGCCGGCCTCGTTGTTGTGCCTGTTCATGGCTGAGCGGGCGTCCGGCCGGTTCTCCCGGGCGTCTGCGAACTCCCGGGACACCAACACCCCGAAGTCAGCATCCTCGCTGCATCCCCCCCATTTCCAGCCATCTCCTGGAGGTCCTTTGTGGTGGGAGTCACAGCCACAGATGGTGGACGTGCCCTCGGCACAGGAGCGGGTCACGGCGAAGGCCACCCCTGCCGAGGCGATGGCGTGGACGAAGGCAGACTCTCTGGTGGCTGGGGAGAAACAGAGCCTGGGGGATTATCAGTCAAGGCAACACTTGTGTTCTCCTTCCCAACCTCCTCCTCCATCACCTACATCTCACTAAAAAGCCAGAAGTATTCTGTTCATTTTTCAACAAGCCTTTTCTGAACCAGGTGCCGCCTCCCGAgcgggctgggcaggaggggctggggtgtgACCCCAGCTCTGCACGTCACAAGGGCAGCGTTTGCCCCAAACATGATGGGTGCAGGATTTGACCCAGCACCCACGTGTAACCAAAACCCCAGTGAGAGCTTGAGGGGCCTCAGAAGACTGGAGTAATACCTGgactggaaagcagagcagaactcCATGGCTGGAGGTGGGTAGTCCAAGGGGAGATGAAGAAGCTCATTCACCCGCTGAAATGGGGAGAGGTTTTAGATGATACAGGACACGCAGAACAGAGCCCAAGGGCTGGTGGATACTGTTTAATTAAGTGCTCCATCTCTGTCCATCACCTCTTCCACCTGTGACCATGGCAGGTCAATGGTTCAAGCCCTCCCCAGCCATGGTCATCCTGTGGAGCCCTGACCTGGACTTTGGACAGCAGGAGCCAAAATGCACATGAGTATGAGCAAGCCACCAGAAGCCATAAAGATGTTTACATTGGCTGTATGTTATAGTCAGGTGAGAAAGACAAGGCCAAGCAGGATGTgtgggaatcacagaatcttaggggttggaagggacctggaaagatcatctagtccaatcccccctaccaggcagggtcacctacagcacatcacacaggaacttgtacaggtgggttttgaatgtctccagagaaggagactccacagcctctctgggcagcctgtcccagggctctgtcactctcacaggaaagaagttctttctgatattcacatggaacctcctgtgctccagtttgcacccactgccccttgtcctgtcactggacatcactgaacaaagcctggctctgtcctcctgacactgccctgaacgtgtctgtgAACACGGATGAGGTggcccctcagcctccttttctccaaactaaagagacccagctccctcagccttccctcatcagggagatgttccactccctccatcatctctgtggctctgccctggactctttccagcagttccctgttcttcctgaactgaggggccagaactggacacaatattccagatgtggcctcaccaaggcagaatagagggggaggagaacctcccttggcctactaaccaccccctttctagcccaccccaggatccattggccttcttggccacaggggcacattgctggtcatggtcatcctcctgtccaccaggacccccaggtccctttctcctaccctgctctccagcagctcagcccccaacctgcactggtccatggggttgttcttcctcaggtgcaagactctgcacttgcccttgttgaatttcatcaagtttctccccacccaactctccagcctgtccaggtctcactgaatggcagcacaaccctctggtgtgtcagccactcctcccagttgggtgtcaccagcaaacctgct
This genomic stretch from Apus apus isolate bApuApu2 chromosome 25, bApuApu2.pri.cur, whole genome shotgun sequence harbors:
- the WNT3 gene encoding proto-oncogene Wnt-3, translating into MDYHLLGLILSFLFNGTKVLAGYPIWWSLALGQQYSSLGSQPILCGSIPGLVPKQLRFCRNYIEIMPSVAEGVKLGIQECQHQFRGRRWNCTTIDDSLAIFGPVLDKATRESAFVHAIASAGVAFAVTRSCAEGTSTICGCDSHHKGPPGDGWKWGGCSEDADFGVLVSREFADARENRPDARSAMNRHNNEAGRTTILDHMHLKCKCHGLSGSCEVKTCWWAQPDFRAIGDYLKDKYDSASEMVVEKHRESRGWVETLRAKYALFKPPTERDLVYYENSPNFCEPNPETGSFGTRDRTCNVTSHGIDGCDLLCCGRGHNTRTEKRKEKCHCIFHWCCYVSCQECTRVYDVHTCK